In one Sporomusa sphaeroides DSM 2875 genomic region, the following are encoded:
- a CDS encoding phage tail tube protein, translating into MPRAKGVNSQLALSYESAYGLTPASPLGYNMPFNQSRLAINQNLIHSATICSRRDQLRPAIGNTDIFGSIVVPIDQVGIGFWLQAMFGTPTTTGSGGLYTHIFKGTKRQPSLVLEQQYPDIPAYEMFNGCKVSNFAFAYGGEDELTANIYLIGAKRTVSAAPFASSLTTLELLKFSNFQGSIEESGTQLAIVTEASLIADFGLNGNNYTIGGNGCRTDLPEGILQVSGSITAFFADTVLLYKAVNNTKSSLTFKFTSGAHSLQFFLEEVIFQQTSPGIESDKGIYIHLPFKAFYGTGSGGSTIVTTLVNGYASYAVV; encoded by the coding sequence ATGCCAAGAGCAAAAGGGGTTAATTCTCAATTGGCACTGAGTTATGAGTCTGCCTATGGACTCACACCGGCCTCTCCCCTAGGCTATAACATGCCTTTTAACCAATCAAGACTGGCAATTAATCAAAACCTGATACATTCTGCTACCATCTGCAGCCGGCGTGACCAGCTCCGGCCGGCAATCGGCAATACCGATATATTCGGCAGTATTGTTGTACCTATTGATCAAGTCGGTATCGGCTTTTGGCTGCAGGCCATGTTTGGCACCCCGACGACTACCGGCTCCGGTGGTCTTTACACCCATATATTCAAAGGGACTAAGCGTCAGCCCTCACTGGTGCTGGAACAGCAGTATCCGGATATTCCAGCCTATGAAATGTTTAACGGCTGCAAAGTAAGCAATTTTGCTTTTGCCTACGGCGGTGAGGATGAATTAACGGCTAATATTTATCTTATCGGTGCGAAACGTACCGTTAGTGCTGCGCCCTTTGCATCCTCACTAACTACACTTGAACTTCTAAAATTCAGCAACTTTCAAGGGTCGATTGAAGAAAGCGGAACACAACTGGCCATTGTAACCGAAGCCAGCCTGATCGCAGACTTTGGCCTGAATGGCAATAACTACACCATTGGCGGCAACGGCTGCCGCACCGACCTGCCTGAAGGTATTCTCCAGGTGTCCGGCAGTATCACGGCGTTTTTTGCTGATACGGTGCTGCTCTATAAGGCGGTTAATAATACAAAATCCTCGCTAACCTTCAAGTTCACCAGCGGCGCTCACAGCCTGCAATTTTTCCTGGAAGAAGTCATTTTTCAGCAAACATCACCCGGCATTGAAAGCGACAAAGGTATCTATATTCATTTGCCGTTTAAGGCATTTTATGGAACCGGCAGCGGCGGCAGTACCATAGTAACCACTTTGGTCAATGGTTATGCTTCCTATGCTGTAGTATAG
- a CDS encoding glycoside hydrolase family 73 protein, giving the protein MTPDEFINWLAPAARRICRSYRLYASVCIAQAAIESGWGRYTIGDYNIFGRKAAAGDLFTEVRTREYYNGELVSIVDKFKLYSSLEDAIEDWCQLLTQEPVYVKHIDNTSLETFVQTLAPIYATNPNYARDILLTIAANQLTQYDD; this is encoded by the coding sequence ATGACACCTGATGAATTTATTAACTGGCTTGCCCCTGCTGCCCGGCGCATTTGTAGAAGCTACCGTCTCTATGCCAGTGTGTGTATTGCCCAGGCGGCTATTGAAAGCGGCTGGGGCCGGTATACTATCGGCGACTACAATATATTTGGCAGAAAAGCTGCAGCCGGTGATTTATTTACTGAAGTGAGGACCCGGGAGTATTATAACGGTGAATTGGTCAGCATTGTGGATAAATTCAAGTTGTATAGCTCCTTAGAGGACGCAATTGAAGACTGGTGCCAGTTGTTGACCCAGGAGCCGGTGTATGTCAAGCATATTGACAATACTTCCCTGGAAACTTTCGTGCAAACCCTGGCTCCGATCTATGCAACCAATCCGAATTATGCCCGTGATATTTTATTGACAATTGCCGCCAATCAACTGACCCAATATGATGATTAA
- a CDS encoding tetratricopeptide repeat protein: MAEGETMPVAKERALAEAIKSAAEQAGIYIESYGRTSNVVLSEDEVNILSRGIVEVLNKQYDEPRYFGNTCYLRVTITAMVNTDNIEALRQRFQSGALAIDLKRMQAVYEDCQQDIKKLKAQLAQASGNKKKDIVQRIAENERRYRIAGLIEQGYNSAVQENYEASVQAFTQAIDLDQNYAFAYFSRGNAYYELQQLDAALADHNKAIALDPAYDYAYYSRGVVYDNLNRCDLALADYDQAIAINPNNVYARNNRGIIYARDGRYDMALADYNKAIALDPTITNVYDNRGNAYFALGQYQQALADYEQSIRLNPSCQEAYQSRGQAKSILEQYEPAIADFNQAILLGLNTTHVYRNRGMAHHQLARYQEAITDYDKAIQLDPSDAINYFYRGVSKYGLKQFEAAIADCDKAIELNPGKLSDTYFYKGLSLVYLQRAQEAIDALRLYIRYGNEADRIEFAKSIIIQLEGMLQAGYK, translated from the coding sequence ATGGCTGAGGGCGAAACCATGCCGGTCGCCAAAGAGCGGGCCTTAGCGGAGGCTATAAAGTCTGCTGCCGAACAGGCCGGCATATATATTGAAAGTTATGGAAGGACAAGCAACGTGGTTTTATCAGAAGATGAAGTCAATATTTTGTCTCGTGGTATAGTTGAAGTTTTAAACAAACAGTACGACGAACCAAGATATTTTGGTAATACCTGTTACCTGCGCGTTACCATCACTGCCATGGTAAATACTGACAATATTGAGGCGTTGCGCCAGAGATTTCAAAGCGGAGCATTGGCTATTGACTTGAAGCGGATGCAAGCTGTGTATGAAGATTGCCAGCAGGACATTAAAAAGCTTAAAGCGCAGCTTGCCCAAGCCTCAGGCAATAAAAAGAAAGATATTGTCCAAAGAATTGCCGAAAACGAAAGACGCTACAGAATTGCCGGGCTGATTGAACAGGGTTACAATTCGGCAGTACAGGAAAACTATGAGGCATCAGTACAAGCGTTTACACAGGCTATTGACCTGGACCAGAATTATGCGTTTGCTTATTTTAGCAGGGGAAATGCCTATTATGAATTGCAACAACTAGATGCAGCCCTGGCTGATCACAATAAGGCCATTGCCCTTGATCCGGCATATGACTATGCATATTATAGCCGCGGTGTTGTTTATGACAATTTAAATCGCTGCGATCTGGCGCTGGCTGATTATGATCAAGCCATCGCAATAAACCCCAATAATGTTTACGCGCGTAATAACCGCGGTATTATCTACGCCAGGGATGGACGGTACGATATGGCCCTGGCTGATTACAATAAAGCCATCGCCCTTGATCCTACTATTACAAATGTATACGATAATCGTGGCAATGCCTATTTCGCGTTGGGACAATATCAGCAGGCTCTCGCTGACTATGAGCAATCTATCAGGCTTAATCCGAGCTGTCAGGAAGCCTACCAAAGCCGTGGACAGGCTAAAAGCATTTTAGAACAATATGAGCCGGCAATAGCCGATTTTAACCAAGCTATCCTGCTTGGACTGAATACCACGCACGTATATAGAAACCGCGGTATGGCGCACCACCAATTGGCGCGATACCAGGAGGCGATCACTGATTATGACAAAGCCATTCAGCTTGACCCAAGCGATGCGATTAACTATTTCTATCGGGGGGTTAGCAAATACGGTTTGAAACAGTTTGAAGCGGCCATTGCCGATTGTGACAAAGCCATAGAACTTAACCCCGGAAAGCTAAGCGATACATACTTTTACAAAGGGTTGTCGCTGGTATATCTACAGCGGGCTCAGGAGGCTATTGACGCTCTGCGGCTTTATATTCGTTATGGTAATGAGGCTGACCGGATTGAATTTGCCAAGAGTATCATTATCCAGCTTGAGGGTATGCTGCAAGCCGGATACAAGTAA
- a CDS encoding tetratricopeptide repeat protein, with protein MKRHRQYWRNLASGIVAAFFLFLLMAAPLTAGAAGQRFTATGEYTMSDGETPLVAKERALMKAMHAVAEQAASYVADYCKTNNLVVTKDEVNILSRGVMKIITKQYDKPKVIKGTLCFRVTITAEYDSDEIHSLLNSMKDKETALLMKSLQANYDESQRELDALKEQLAKAQGAEVQTIKLRIAQNERNFTANQWFAQGCDLVKQKAYPEASRAFTEAIALNMLNPNFYYYRSLSYFLSHQYKQSIADSDKIISLCPEHALAYQQRGVTYLILGKYTLALADFDKVIELDPRNISAYSSRGDLYDAFLNQREKAKADYEKVIAVTPQSEKEYILHGNAYQALQQYENAIRDYDQALEINPRNVRAYCIRGNAYIALKQYNNAFSDYDKALAIDPRCISAYNARGHAYIELEQYEQAIAEFDHVIDIDPQNAAAYFCKGFAFYYLKRNQDAIDAFHRCIDYSHDQYWIDKCKGYIRHLGGTP; from the coding sequence ATGAAGAGGCATAGGCAGTATTGGCGAAATCTTGCATCCGGGATAGTTGCGGCATTTTTTCTGTTTTTGTTAATGGCTGCACCATTGACGGCAGGTGCCGCAGGGCAGCGTTTCACCGCCACCGGTGAATATACTATGAGTGACGGTGAAACACCTTTAGTTGCTAAAGAGCGCGCATTGATGAAGGCCATGCATGCTGTGGCCGAACAAGCTGCCAGCTATGTTGCAGACTATTGCAAGACTAACAATCTTGTAGTAACGAAGGATGAGGTCAATATTTTATCCCGCGGCGTTATGAAAATTATAACCAAACAATATGATAAGCCGAAGGTTATCAAAGGGACCCTGTGCTTCCGAGTCACAATCACCGCTGAATATGATTCGGACGAGATACATTCTCTGCTCAATAGTATGAAGGATAAAGAAACTGCCCTGCTTATGAAAAGTTTGCAGGCAAATTACGATGAAAGCCAGCGGGAACTGGATGCCTTGAAAGAACAACTGGCGAAAGCCCAAGGTGCCGAAGTTCAAACGATCAAATTGCGTATCGCTCAGAACGAGCGGAATTTTACCGCTAACCAGTGGTTTGCGCAGGGCTGCGATTTAGTAAAACAAAAGGCTTATCCTGAGGCCAGCAGGGCATTTACCGAAGCGATTGCCTTAAACATGCTTAATCCAAACTTTTACTACTACCGTTCTTTGAGTTATTTTCTTTCACATCAGTATAAACAGTCCATTGCTGATTCAGACAAGATAATTTCCCTTTGTCCTGAGCATGCGTTAGCCTATCAGCAACGTGGCGTTACCTACCTGATTTTAGGTAAATACACTTTGGCATTAGCCGATTTCGACAAAGTCATTGAACTTGATCCCCGGAACATTTCCGCGTACTCATCCCGCGGAGACTTGTATGATGCGTTTTTAAACCAAAGGGAGAAGGCTAAGGCTGATTACGAGAAAGTAATTGCAGTTACTCCGCAAAGCGAAAAAGAATATATTCTGCATGGTAATGCCTATCAAGCACTGCAGCAATATGAAAATGCCATTCGCGACTACGATCAAGCCCTTGAAATTAATCCGCGGAATGTGAGGGCATACTGCATCCGCGGTAATGCATACATCGCGTTAAAGCAATACAACAATGCTTTTTCTGACTATGACAAAGCTCTTGCTATTGATCCTAGATGTATAAGTGCTTATAATGCGCGCGGCCACGCTTATATCGAATTAGAACAATATGAACAGGCTATTGCTGAATTTGATCATGTAATTGATATTGATCCGCAAAATGCAGCGGCATATTTTTGTAAAGGCTTTGCTTTCTACTACCTTAAGCGCAATCAGGATGCCATTGACGCGTTCCACAGGTGTATTGACTACAGTCATGACCAGTACTGGATTGACAAATGCAAGGGCTATATCCGACATCTTGGTGGTACTCCATAA
- a CDS encoding phage holin family protein has product MLGDIAEGVCKAVKGAAHSLLDVAPVKISLAGTLSFFFSSHGTALVAFIVLILLDLMTKWLSLSHKYLLDQGICRTQAGLWQCIQSMKKAFANRYITSEMMKTKFAGKIILYMVLVAAVVQVDSMTGGDGVFLRTAWFYLAATEAVSIVENLRDAGVQRLTPLLTFIRSKLGGLK; this is encoded by the coding sequence GTGTTGGGAGATATAGCAGAAGGCGTGTGCAAAGCAGTAAAAGGAGCCGCCCATTCATTACTGGATGTAGCACCGGTCAAGATTTCTTTGGCCGGTACCCTGTCTTTTTTCTTTAGCAGCCATGGGACGGCCCTGGTGGCCTTTATCGTGCTGATCCTGCTTGATTTGATGACAAAATGGTTGTCTTTATCCCACAAATACTTGCTTGATCAGGGAATATGCCGGACGCAGGCTGGCCTTTGGCAATGCATTCAGAGTATGAAAAAGGCTTTTGCCAACAGATATATTACATCGGAAATGATGAAAACCAAGTTTGCCGGTAAAATCATTCTGTATATGGTCTTAGTGGCAGCTGTTGTGCAAGTCGACAGTATGACCGGGGGAGACGGCGTGTTTTTAAGAACAGCATGGTTTTATTTAGCAGCGACCGAAGCGGTCAGTATTGTGGAAAACCTTCGGGATGCCGGGGTACAGAGACTTACCCCGCTGCTGACCTTTATCCGTTCAAAACTGGGAGGGTTAAAGTAA
- a CDS encoding IS110 family transposase gives MICVGIDVAKDKHDCFIISSEGKVLANVFTIQNSMEGFGYLLEKIRACSLPLDKIKVGLEATGHYSYNILGFLLDNGLDTYVINPLHTNLYRKSLTLRKTKTDRVDARTIAAMLMSDVGLKPYTDTAYHNEELKSLTRYRFDKVKVRAKLKSSIARLVCILFPELEKLVSSLHMASVYALLDEFPGAKQIAAAHLTRLTHLLAESSKGRYGRDKAIEIREAARQSIGSVTTAKSLELRHTIRLIRELDAEIAEIEQVIQRIMDKMLSPITTIPGIGYRMGAMILSEVGDFSRFDSPDKILAYAGLSPSTYQSGQLKNCYAHMEKRGSRYLRYAIFNATKFVCLWDPVFAAYLARKRAEGKHYNVAISHAAKKLVRLIYALEKSGEPYRLAA, from the coding sequence ATGATTTGTGTCGGGATTGATGTCGCTAAGGATAAACACGACTGCTTCATCATCAGTTCGGAGGGTAAAGTCCTTGCAAATGTGTTCACCATCCAAAACAGCATGGAAGGATTTGGCTACCTGTTGGAAAAAATCCGTGCCTGTTCTTTGCCCCTGGACAAAATAAAGGTAGGGCTTGAGGCTACCGGACACTACAGCTACAACATTCTCGGGTTTCTCCTTGACAATGGTCTGGACACCTATGTCATTAACCCCTTGCACACCAATCTTTACCGGAAAAGCCTCACCCTGCGAAAGACGAAGACTGACCGTGTCGATGCGCGAACAATTGCGGCTATGCTCATGTCTGATGTGGGCCTCAAGCCCTACACAGACACAGCTTACCACAATGAGGAGCTAAAGTCACTCACCAGATACCGGTTCGACAAGGTGAAGGTACGCGCTAAGCTGAAGTCCTCAATTGCCAGGCTGGTATGCATCCTGTTCCCGGAGCTGGAAAAGCTGGTATCGTCACTCCATATGGCCTCTGTTTACGCCTTGCTCGATGAGTTCCCGGGGGCTAAGCAGATTGCAGCGGCACATCTGACGCGGCTCACCCATTTGCTTGCCGAATCCTCCAAAGGCCGTTACGGACGGGACAAAGCCATAGAGATACGTGAAGCCGCCAGGCAATCGATTGGCTCTGTGACGACCGCGAAATCACTGGAACTGCGGCATACCATCCGGCTCATCCGTGAACTCGATGCCGAGATTGCGGAAATTGAACAGGTCATCCAACGCATCATGGACAAGATGCTTTCGCCTATTACCACGATTCCCGGCATTGGCTACAGGATGGGGGCTATGATTCTGTCTGAGGTGGGTGACTTTTCACGCTTTGATTCCCCTGACAAGATTTTGGCCTATGCCGGCCTGTCGCCCTCTACCTACCAATCCGGGCAGCTTAAAAATTGCTATGCCCATATGGAGAAGCGCGGCTCCAGATACCTACGCTATGCCATCTTCAATGCCACAAAATTTGTTTGCCTTTGGGACCCTGTCTTTGCCGCTTACCTCGCCAGGAAACGCGCCGAGGGAAAGCATTACAATGTGGCCATCTCTCATGCTGCCAAGAAGCTGGTCCGGCTCATTTATGCTCTGGAGAAATCCGGCGAGCCTTATCGTCTGGCAGCCTGA